Genomic window (Sparus aurata chromosome 19, fSpaAur1.1, whole genome shotgun sequence):
GGACAGacgcaaaacaaccacaaagagacacaaaacaacttcaAAAGGACAGACCAAAAACAATcacaaggaaaaacaaaacaactataAAGAGACACAAATAACTACAAAGAGGCAAAataactacaaagagacaaaataactacaaagagacagacacaaaacaactacaataaaacacacaacagccacaaagagacaaaaaacaactacacaaaacacaaacaaaaatactaTGAAGTGAGACAAAAATAATGGAGAGATGTAAAATAATCAACACCACAAAAAAAGGGTGCAAAGTGACATTTCTCTTCActgttttcacttgtttttgacTGTGCCTGACTCATTATCACTCCTTGGCCTCGAGGATGACTGTGATTCAGTGGGACGTGCTCAATGTGTTGTAATTATCATGTGTATCCTGAGCTAATAACGTGAAGTGAACAGTAGAGGTCAGCCTAACTGTGTCCTGTGCTCTGATTTCAGGCCCACTTGTCAGATGTGGACTTCGAGAACCTGCTCGGCTCGAGTCGCGCAGACTTCCTGCGCCTGCCGAAGTGGAGGCAGACTGACCTGAAGAAAAAGGCCGGACTTTTCTGAGGAACATTCACTGTTGGATTACACAGAAATGCTGTCAGACCTGTCTCGCTGTAATGCAGAAAAGCGTATTTGTAAAACATGTTAAGGCAGCTGCGTCATTTTAGCTGTTTTTGAGAAAGATGGCCATGATCATTTCACTTTAACATCTTCAACCATCAACAAAGTGTAAGTGATTAAATATGTCGACTAAATTTAGCTTTTTAACatgattgtgataaaaaaaagaaaaaaacaattcaagAGCATTTTACACTAATATTATTTTCGATGGTTTTGCTTTATATTTATCTATATTTGTCAATATGTAATACTGATGATCGAGTTTTCTCAGGAAATTATTGTCATTCGCCATGACTGAATCACTTATACTatgaataaacagacaaaaCCTTCAATCAGAGACTCTGCTGGTTTTATTTACGAGCTAGTGCAAATGAAGATAAATGACGTGTCGTGCTCAGAGCACTGACAGTCATAAGTATGTCATGAGTACATCCAATTAATTAAATACTTGCTAAAGTGAGTTATGGTTCAGTATTTTTAGAGCAGATTCATATTATACAGTTAATTTCTTGATATGCTTATCATATCAATAGTCAAAAAGAAgtcaaaaagcatttttaaatctttaaaaacaggtaaaaacagAATCTAGTCACATGGCAgctattttcctctgacatcacactcagggTGAGAAGCTCAAATGTCTCTCGCTGTGTTCTGGTGTTCACGTCACACAAACGTAGGTAatcagatgatttttttttttttgcatttcaccGTTTGATGATTGATTAGCAGCTCTAAAGACAACAGATGGTTTAATCTGGTGGGACATCGGACCacatttcaaggtaaaacaacatgctaacattagcaatcaGCCACAttctagctaacgttactgtttgACACAATGCTGTTTCGATGCGATGCCATCGGGAGGCCTAAAGTTACAGTGTAAATTAATTTAGAAATGTCTACATCTGGGAGACATTTATTTGAACCTGGAGGTAAAACAAAGGATGAAATCAAACATTAATATTGGCAAGAAagttgctaacattagctaaccaGTAATAGAATATGTTGTTTAATCTTTAATCAGACTTTCACTAACAATCATCTTTTCAGGTACCAATCAATCAGGAAAGCAAAATGACAACTATTTGTGAGATTACTAACGTTTAAAATACTTGCAACCTGAAATACAGCCGTTAAACATCATCCCACCCTGAGAGGGAAGttggaggaaaatggccgccttAATGGCCGAATAACGCGGTGAAGGAATCATCTTTGTAGGACAGTGTGCGTTAAAAACAGATGGACACCTACATGCATGCACACGGACACACTTGGCAAAATGTTTGCCTTTGCTAAAGACTCACTCAAgatcttaaaaacaaaataaaagaaattaaaaaatcaaGGCTTGTTGTAGTCAGACAAGTCACAAGACAGTAAAACAGTTAAGTACTTGTGTTGTTTGATAAATACATTGTTTACATGAGTAGGAGCATGATTTTAAAGAAACCTGAAGGGAACCATGAAGCctcaaagacaaacaaatatataaaaatactaTTCAGAAGTTATCTTCTGCAAGAAATCACACCTTACTCTTTCAAGTACAGTACTTCTCCCCAGTATAGCCCATACAATTAAATGACCACACTGCtctttcattcacatttttcattcactctTGCTTTGTTGCCACACGGGAGCTTTCCAccaaactgcttttaaaaaaaacaacgacAGGAAAGTGTTACACAGACAACGGTGAGTCAGCGGCAGCAGCACTGCAGAtgacaaatgtttgtttttttccattagaAATACTTGATCAGAGTTGTGTTACTGAGCTTTAAAACTGGACAAAATCCTttagagtttgtttttgtttttaaaaatgctgccGCTGGCGTGAAGGTTTTCCAAACTACGGGGCGTCAATGAGCATGAGATGCACAAACAGTCCGGCTGAGCAGATGACGTCTCCTCTCTTGGTGAGCAGCGGGACGTGGCGGTATCCTGGAAAAAAGGGGGAAGTGGGTTTAGCTTTGTCAGCAAATCAGGgtcaaaactatttcatatATTACATGGAACACAACTACTGAAGTCATATGATTTTTATAAAGTAGTCAGCAACAAACACTTTAGATTGGTGCCTGAATATGAAGAGGGCACATTTTTATGCTGAAATAAGACGTCTTTTGAAGAATATGATCACGTATCGAGCCAAAGTTGTGAGTGGATATTAAAACAAGAGAGTTCTTGTTATTCTTTTCCAACTGTTTTATTATCTATCAAACACCTTGATATTTAAAGGGTAACAccaccaatttcacacattaagGTGTGTTTACTGGTCTCGGGGAGTTCAACcacatatgtgaaaaaagtagtcaAAAgcctttgtggctccagagaaaactgcatgtcatctgataaatGACCTCCAGTCAGGGAGGTAACTCAGTGGctaaggtgcattgtgggtgatgtaggcggcaggttttaaaagaaaaaagaatgtgtgaatTCACTTAGATCATTTGTTTGTAAACTGTCCGACAGTGCTTCAAAATCTGGCCTCTATTACCCACAATACATCCCACTTAGctacagagtgacatcactggaaacAGTCTGTCAGATTACTTCCTCTGGGGCCAcgaaaggctttatactacttctttcacatatgcagtagaactcccaaagacctgtaaacattCTTTAATCTGTGAAATTGGCAGAGTTGCCCTTTAGTGTTCCTGACACTCTGGGATAGAGATTCTTGCTAACATCTGGAATTCTAGACGTTTCGTTGCTTCATGTTGTTTGAGCTTGTCGTTCTTACCGCTCTGCACACTGGTGAGCGGTAGACAGTAGTGCCCGATGAGATCATTCTGGGATGTTGAGTCATAGTCCTCCACCACAAATCGCACCATGGCCAGCTCAGGGACTTGGATGTTAAACTCGAATCTCTCGTTCCACATTGGGTTGAATCCTGCAGGGTTGGAGTTATTGTTCAGCTCACACTACTCACTAATGCACCGTATATAAATCATCTCTCTGCCAAAGTGTTTGACAGTTGCTCtcaggaaaaactgaaaatgaacgTATGGaagaaatctgtgtgtgtgtgtgtgtgtgtgtgtgtgtgttgtgctcaCCATTGTTATCAATGTAGTGCGTCTCCTTGCTGGCGTTGTCTGCCGGGACACCGTAAATCTCCACTCTCACCAGAGGGTCGACAATGGATTTGTGTTTGTCCTTGTTGATTTTAGGCAACTGCTGAGCTGAGATCACCTTTTTGAATTGGGATACAAAATACAATCACGCAAAAATTTAAATAACATGTGAAGAAattaacaaatcataaccgtaACATGTAAATATTAGTTATCAATAATGTttgtatttaaaacaaaaatgtgtggGTCCTCCCTTTTTTGTAATGTCTGTATCATTGACTATATAAAATACAGATGGTGCTTCTAAGGCAGAGAAATAACGCCAATGTTGACGCGTCAAaccagttttctttttattgccaCCAGGGGGCAGCGATTACAATGGTTTCTGGTGATTACCCTACAtctcatttgatttattacctcagaaTGCAGAGAAGGTGAATGCTGACTAGAAAAACATGGATGTAAAGAATGTAGGTGACATTTTTATCAAAGAATTGCCTTTgcaattcaaaatgtttgtgaGGCCTCTGGGATTTTAGGAGTTGAAGCTCCAAAGGACACCTTTACATTTAAGTCCTTAGTTAAACCTCAAACAAATCTCACCatgatatgaaatgttttcctctgtAGCCAGGGCCCTTTGGTTAGTGTGTTGGGATCGAACTGAGAGGACAGGCTTCTCAGAAATTCCGGTTTCAGGATGTAGCCGCTGACTCCGTTTGGCAGAAACCGACCCTGGTTTAGGTGCATCTCCTTTGAAGGAGTCTGGAAGTTTAACGCCACTAAAAGCAAATCAGAAAGACAAAGGGAATGAAACCATTAGtcttaatataataataacactaCACATATACTGACGGCTGGATTCCTGTGTGCACTAACGTACCTATCTGGCAGCCGACATTCCACATGGGCACTGGGTTGTAGTTGGAGGAGTCGGTTCTGGAGCCGGCTGGGTAGATTCGACTGAGTTTGTCCATGTTGTGATGGATGTAGGCGGTACCTACGAAAACATATTAATACACCAACACTTCAACACACTCTTCACACTCTGCTCATAATATTGTCTGTCAGTATGGTTAGTAGGACATTTACCTGAAGTGTCAGCCAGGTTGAAAGCTTTGCTCTCCTTGAAAGACGACATCTCGTAGAAGGCCTGGTTGTCCTTGGCGTGTTCGAAGCCGTTGAAATGGACACTCTTGCAGTAGATGACGATGTCTGAGAGCGGTTTGGCAAGTTTGATTTTGGATTTCTGCAAGGAGACGGGATGATGGGTCAAGATGACATTTAAGAATATAAATATACTAAAGATGCAGCGATTGCAATTTTCTTGGccaatttccatttttttaagtCTGACTTGCTGATTCAGATTCTCTTTTTAAGAACTATTATTCAAAGCATCGACAGTTACGCAGAGTATTCTGGTATCCTGGACTCCTTCTTGGAGTCTTTCTTTAAAGTGCTACAGTAAAAAGCTCTGACAGAGAGTCCTTGTGACCCGTCATGCCTAAAACCATCCGAATGCGTACCCTGGCCAGTCAATCTGTGCATCTCtaatacacatacatacattattTAGCACTTTACACACCTTAGATTTGGCTTTTTGGCCGTTCTCCTTACAGTCTGCAGCCTCATCCTCCTCGGACACCGTGTCTTCCTCtaaggtgttgttgttgttgaaggcAGCGTCCAGTTTGTTCAATCTCTTCCCCTTGATGAGGAACTTGCCCTTCAGATCCTGCACAGAAACATGTCTTTATCATCTAACGAGTTtcttaaatgaattaaatgtgtTATGATGCACCGTTACGTGATTTATAAACATGAAACTCGAGATACAAACTGTAATTGCTAAATACAGGGAAGAATGTGTTGTTGGTGACTGCTCATCACGCCCTCTCAGCAGCCAATGACAGAAAGGAAAATGTTGTGTAATGCATAATTATAATTTCATTTGAGGCTGACAGCGCCACAGGCATTCATCCCAGGGGTGCTACATCGGAACGGGGTTGCCCACAAGGGCTCGGTAATGTCACAGAAAGAGGATTTGACATGCTtgtattttctttgtgtgtctttCCTAACAATGAGAACATTTTTCACTTCATGTGGGAGTCCTCACTTTCAAAATATATTTTCGAGATTTCAAACGAGGAAAGATGTGGGAAAACCTCAGCTCACAAACAATCCAACCAGCGACCTCAGGTGTTCTCTCTCACACCGCCTGACCTCACACTCACACGTCGTCTGACTTATTAGTTAATAAACAGCTGCTCTCCAAGCGCTCACTAAGACGGGCTAATAAAATGCTAAACTCTCGTGTACCAGCATTATCAacacgaggaggaggagcagaggctTGAATTTGATTATGTGGTTTATTTAGCGCTCATATAATGAGAAGGGTGTTACTTTAATCTCATCagcttcctttcctttcccagACAAACCTAATTGTCAAGTTAAAGTCAACAGGAAAGCGAAAAGACCTAGCGGAGAGGTTAAACTTGGAATTTTAAGGTGTGATCTTCCTTTGGTATTTATTCTGGGAGGGTGTGCACAGCAAGAGTGGGACCGCCACAAGGTTCTACATACCAGTTCTACCACCAGAggttttgaatgaaaaaaaatatacagaatACAAGAATTGTAATTGTGATAATGCTTTGTATGACTTAAAACGCTCTCTTAAAATATGAAGGATTCctaattatgaattattttttcatGATTTAAGGGAAATTTGGATCCTATGTCCATTTTGCATCTTAAAACACAGTAAGTATGTTGTATGGAAGCCCACTTCAGCCAGTTAAACATAAGAGAAAGATAACAACTTAAGCTTGATGAAAAGAattctgtaaaagaaaataatcgtCAAAATTATAATAACACTGTGAGATAAAaagtcttaattattcaataaaaaaagccaaaatcaaaataaaagtcatatTTATAAGATAAAAAGTCCTAATTATGTGATGAAAACTTAAAGTAAGCAGGTAAAGTCAAAACTATGACATTAAAAATCAACTGTTACCTATAAAGTCTTATCAAGAGataataaaaagtcaaattgaGATCATTTGTATTAGATAAAAAGTCAACATTAACTCATAATCATGATTTAGCATTAATTCTTCAtctatttcttttctttaactggCAGAAACAGACTTCCGTATATTTGCTTATGGCTCGTGGTCCACCATTACGTTTCAGTTTTCGCCCTCCCGCTCTAAAGACTGAATGTTACGTAATATGAATAAGTCAGCTGAGCTTTGAGGCCACACACCTCAGGTGACGGGAAGTTAGTGGGCATTGTGTCGCCCAGAGGCTTTGTGACCAAAGCGTCACCCAGGATGGAGATCAAGTGATGGGCCATGAGCTTCTGTTGGTCCACGCTGCAGTGGTTCTCCAGGGACAAGATCACTGGGTACTCTGACGTCTGGAAATACAAAAGGAACAATCGTTCAGTAAAGGCGGAGGTGTACAATGTTCTAATTAAGTGTTAAACTAAAGCGTAAACATACTCTGAAGGCGTAGTCTTTGATGGCTTTGATGACGTCTCTGAAGACA
Coding sequences:
- the plcd1a gene encoding 1-phosphatidylinositol 4,5-bisphosphate phosphodiesterase delta-1a isoform X2, producing the protein MAQNGTAGNHGLEGDADLQFLLVGGELVKIRSNSWKKNRFFKLQEDCKTFWHESQKVFKRNQTFSIDDIDSVRKGRQSEGLNKHTDPRVEEQCFSIIFKGRKKNLDLMAPSGGEAKQWVNGIEKIITNMSNLSRQQKSEHWIINCMRKADKNEDNQMTLKELKHFLRQINVEVDDTYAEEIFKNCDKSNSGALEGSEIKHFYDLLTHREEIDVIYEKYAETEGQMSTTDLLNFLLNEQREQVSRDYAEHLIEKYEVDGKAKQKKRLTIDGFLMYLHQEEGSILNPAHKHVYQDMNQPLNHYYISSSHNTYLMEDQLKGPSSTEAYIKALMKSCRCVELDCWDGANGEPVIYHGYTLTSKVVFRDVIKAIKDYAFRTSEYPVILSLENHCSVDQQKLMAHHLISILGDALVTKPLGDTMPTNFPSPEDLKGKFLIKGKRLNKLDAAFNNNNTLEEDTVSEEDEAADCKENGQKAKSKKSKIKLAKPLSDIVIYCKSVHFNGFEHAKDNQAFYEMSSFKESKAFNLADTSGTAYIHHNMDKLSRIYPAGSRTDSSNYNPVPMWNVGCQIVALNFQTPSKEMHLNQGRFLPNGVSGYILKPEFLRSLSSQFDPNTLTKGPWLQRKTFHIMVISAQQLPKINKDKHKSIVDPLVRVEIYGVPADNASKETHYIDNNGFNPMWNERFEFNIQVPELAMVRFVVEDYDSTSQNDLIGHYCLPLTSVQSGYRHVPLLTKRGDVICSAGLFVHLMLIDAP
- the plcd1a gene encoding 1-phosphatidylinositol 4,5-bisphosphate phosphodiesterase delta-1a isoform X1; this encodes MSCLHKCPKRTQSQELAFQEQVRRVAHENGKRLGLEGDADLQFLLVGGELVKIRSNSWKKNRFFKLQEDCKTFWHESQKVFKRNQTFSIDDIDSVRKGRQSEGLNKHTDPRVEEQCFSIIFKGRKKNLDLMAPSGGEAKQWVNGIEKIITNMSNLSRQQKSEHWIINCMRKADKNEDNQMTLKELKHFLRQINVEVDDTYAEEIFKNCDKSNSGALEGSEIKHFYDLLTHREEIDVIYEKYAETEGQMSTTDLLNFLLNEQREQVSRDYAEHLIEKYEVDGKAKQKKRLTIDGFLMYLHQEEGSILNPAHKHVYQDMNQPLNHYYISSSHNTYLMEDQLKGPSSTEAYIKALMKSCRCVELDCWDGANGEPVIYHGYTLTSKVVFRDVIKAIKDYAFRTSEYPVILSLENHCSVDQQKLMAHHLISILGDALVTKPLGDTMPTNFPSPEDLKGKFLIKGKRLNKLDAAFNNNNTLEEDTVSEEDEAADCKENGQKAKSKKSKIKLAKPLSDIVIYCKSVHFNGFEHAKDNQAFYEMSSFKESKAFNLADTSGTAYIHHNMDKLSRIYPAGSRTDSSNYNPVPMWNVGCQIVALNFQTPSKEMHLNQGRFLPNGVSGYILKPEFLRSLSSQFDPNTLTKGPWLQRKTFHIMVISAQQLPKINKDKHKSIVDPLVRVEIYGVPADNASKETHYIDNNGFNPMWNERFEFNIQVPELAMVRFVVEDYDSTSQNDLIGHYCLPLTSVQSGYRHVPLLTKRGDVICSAGLFVHLMLIDAP